The following coding sequences are from one Thermodesulfobacteriota bacterium window:
- a CDS encoding alcohol dehydrogenase catalytic domain-containing protein — MKALIKDQPIRGATLTDLPVPKIGDRDLLVRVKAAAICGTDIHIYQWNEYAASRIKLPLLFGHEYAAEVVEVGKEVTNFKRGDRVAAETHVPCGHCYQCMTGLQHICKEMKILGVHRDGAFSEYTLLPAVCAWKLDSSISYEIGATLEPFGIGVHALSKTKPAGKKVIVFGCGPIGIYAQMVAKLSGSEYVIGVDVTEERLDLARKMGTDIVLNAKEVNVVEEVDRITKGQGMDIVVE, encoded by the coding sequence ATGAAGGCGCTCATCAAAGACCAACCCATCCGAGGCGCAACGCTCACGGACCTCCCTGTCCCAAAGATAGGAGACCGTGATCTCTTGGTGAGGGTAAAGGCCGCTGCGATCTGCGGCACCGATATCCACATCTATCAATGGAACGAATATGCGGCATCGAGGATCAAACTCCCTCTCCTTTTCGGCCATGAATATGCGGCCGAGGTGGTCGAGGTGGGTAAGGAAGTGACGAATTTCAAGAGGGGAGACCGCGTAGCCGCCGAAACGCACGTCCCCTGTGGCCACTGTTATCAGTGCATGACCGGCCTCCAACACATTTGCAAAGAGATGAAAATCCTGGGAGTCCATAGGGATGGGGCCTTCTCGGAATATACCCTCCTCCCCGCCGTCTGTGCCTGGAAGCTCGATTCCTCCATCTCCTACGAGATCGGCGCTACCCTGGAACCTTTTGGGATCGGGGTCCATGCCCTGTCAAAGACGAAGCCGGCGGGCAAGAAGGTGATCGTTTTCGGATGCGGACCCATTGGCATTTATGCGCAAATGGTGGCCAAGCTCAGCGGGTCGGAATATGTGATCGGGGTCGATGTAACGGAGGAAAGACTCGATCTCGCCCGCAAGATGGGCACCGATATCGTTCTCAACGCCAAAGAGGTCAACGTCGTTGAAGAGGTGGACAGAATTACAAAGGGACAGGGGATGGACATCGTCGTGGAAC